Proteins encoded in a region of the Ornithodoros turicata isolate Travis chromosome 3, ASM3712646v1, whole genome shotgun sequence genome:
- the LOC135389791 gene encoding galactosylgalactosylxylosylprotein 3-beta-glucuronosyltransferase 3-like isoform X1, with amino-acid sequence MASTFVAGVIVGILLWQIFFFVCTTMLRRPPMMAPMMAPIPSPMKRNSLLDNSCRIYAITVTCRRSTQAPDLVRISQTLRSVPNIFWIIYEVAPAPSQLVQDILSRSQISHRYMHVHDRRNSSRSCERTLLYLEALEWLRKSITLPTGTVIFINEQHVYHHQLFREIRCTRSISVFPVGLEGTILSNRIRISTPILKEGKVVAVAGSALFLSGTAFSLRLLQLSPTYIGAAGERFLNSTSTVAHLSLSLMDLVPVAKNCTQILTWNTQTNYYATFPHFSALHKSLPQHIPLSHTNLVRLYRSMSQ; translated from the exons ATGGCGTCAACATTTGTCGCTGGTGTCATCGTAGGCATTCTGCTTTGGCAAATTTTCTTCTTCGTGTGCACAA CTATGCTGAGAAGGCCCCCAATGATGGCCCCAATGATGGCCCCAATCCCCTCACCTATGAAGAGAAACTCCCTGCTGGACAACAGTTGTAGGATCTATGCCATCACAGTAACCTGTAGACGAAGCACGCAAGCCCCGGACTTGGTAAGGATCAGCCAGACCCTGCGTAGTGTGCCTAATATCTTCTGGATCATCTACGAAGTAGCTCCTGCACCGTCTCAGCTC GTGCAGGATATCCTGTCTCGCAGCCAAATCTCACACCGGTATATGCACGTCCACGACAGGCGAAACTCTTCTAGAAGCTGCGAGCGTACTTTGCTCTATTTGGAAGCTCTAGAATGGCTGCGAAAGAGCATTACTTTACCTACAGGAACTGTCATCTTCATCAACGAGCAGCACGTCTATCACCATCAACTCTTTAGAGAG aTCCGCTGCACCAGATCTATAAGTGTCTTCCCGGTAGGTCTGGAAGGGACCATTTTGTCCAACCGAATCCGGATCAGCACACCTATCTTGAAGGAAGGCAAAGTGGTTGCCGTCGCTGGCTCTGCTTTATTTTTGTCTGGTACGGCATTCTCACTACGTCTCCTTCAACTGTCACCAACGTACATTGGCGCTGCAGGAGAAAGATTTCTCAACTCTACTTCTACAGTGGCCCATTTATCTCTTAGTCTCATGGATCTGGTGCCTGTTGCGAAGAATTGTACACAG ATTCTCACCTGGAATACTCAGACCAACTACTACGCAACGTTTCCCCATTTTTCTGCTTTACATAAATCACTTCCCCAGCATATACCGCTTTCGCATACAAACCTCGTTAGACTGTATCGGAGCATGTCGCAGTAA
- the LOC135389791 gene encoding galactosylgalactosylxylosylprotein 3-beta-glucuronosyltransferase 3-like isoform X2 has product MASTFVAGVIVGILLWQIFFFVCTTMLRRPPMMAPMMAPIPSPMKRNSLLDNSCRIYAITVTCRRSTQAPDLVRISQTLRSVPNIFWIIYEVAPAPSQLVQDILSRSQISHRYMHVHDRRNSSRSCERTLLYLEALEWLRKSITLPTGTVIFINEQHVYHHQLFREIRCTRSISVFPVGLEGTILSNRIRISTPILKEGKVVAVAGSALFLSGERFLNSTSTVAHLSLSLMDLVPVAKNCTQILTWNTQTNYYATFPHFSALHKSLPQHIPLSHTNLVRLYRSMSQ; this is encoded by the exons ATGGCGTCAACATTTGTCGCTGGTGTCATCGTAGGCATTCTGCTTTGGCAAATTTTCTTCTTCGTGTGCACAA CTATGCTGAGAAGGCCCCCAATGATGGCCCCAATGATGGCCCCAATCCCCTCACCTATGAAGAGAAACTCCCTGCTGGACAACAGTTGTAGGATCTATGCCATCACAGTAACCTGTAGACGAAGCACGCAAGCCCCGGACTTGGTAAGGATCAGCCAGACCCTGCGTAGTGTGCCTAATATCTTCTGGATCATCTACGAAGTAGCTCCTGCACCGTCTCAGCTC GTGCAGGATATCCTGTCTCGCAGCCAAATCTCACACCGGTATATGCACGTCCACGACAGGCGAAACTCTTCTAGAAGCTGCGAGCGTACTTTGCTCTATTTGGAAGCTCTAGAATGGCTGCGAAAGAGCATTACTTTACCTACAGGAACTGTCATCTTCATCAACGAGCAGCACGTCTATCACCATCAACTCTTTAGAGAG aTCCGCTGCACCAGATCTATAAGTGTCTTCCCGGTAGGTCTGGAAGGGACCATTTTGTCCAACCGAATCCGGATCAGCACACCTATCTTGAAGGAAGGCAAAGTGGTTGCCGTCGCTGGCTCTGCTTTATTTTTGTCTG GAGAAAGATTTCTCAACTCTACTTCTACAGTGGCCCATTTATCTCTTAGTCTCATGGATCTGGTGCCTGTTGCGAAGAATTGTACACAG ATTCTCACCTGGAATACTCAGACCAACTACTACGCAACGTTTCCCCATTTTTCTGCTTTACATAAATCACTTCCCCAGCATATACCGCTTTCGCATACAAACCTCGTTAGACTGTATCGGAGCATGTCGCAGTAA